Proteins from a genomic interval of Treponema succinifaciens DSM 2489:
- a CDS encoding endonuclease MutS2 — protein MSGEKDIFLKGQVAHDFDFYRIREKVASLAVSEEGKFFLLSRESSSDIDKVSKLKSLGREWNNYLNSRFPSALKSWPPVKEIFSVLKVDGASLSHEQIFSLGLFCTYTDETCGCIKSASLELEIPELFKIAQSMPSLENARNKIFSVIDISTGEIKDLPAIREIRKKIASLHREIESALKKYTSDSTLNSVLQNNVPALKADRELLAVRSDHRNYIKGIVHEVSSSGQTLYIEPEEIVRANNQLVQEEFNLQAELKKIFKELSDSLREYCSDFLLCHDSMLLLDSTCAAAKYQSEVHGVFAENYDTEKESPLILNARHPLLAEKAVPVTINFMFGKKVMIITGPNTGGKTVTLKTVALFSLMNQAGFPIPADEGTRLPFFNSIFADIGDEQSIDESLSTFSSRMKNIALALENADEKSLVLLDELGTGTDPLEGGAIAMAVLDSLLEKNSFVLVTTHHGVLKNYGYTNSKCVNASVEFNSESLRPTYKLLVGVSGESHAIDIALNSGLPQNVVEQAKSYISNQQADVSSLIKGLTEKHIELEELIKKQNEKQNELSLKELKIHSREIKMLQKEIELNQIEHSQSSAFLQEMRSNLENLVRVLREGEITREKTLSVRKFISDTTKEIDEQEENIEEKKLLLEKEISNLQNEENKILQNGMRLSSLKEKKSFSSKNKKLKSRLSNSEALKNASVLKIENSNEKKFEKEELLKEGAEVLAGNEKRKGVLVRKVKNEIWQVQFGSMKMNFPQNQIIPLENRIVDRSVSVVIERDSKTENNNETPKFELRLLGMRSGEAIKSLEHQLDLCMINNFKKFSVIHGKGNGILQQAVSDYLNHCPSVKEFYFARPEEGGTGKTYVELF, from the coding sequence ATGAGCGGTGAAAAAGATATTTTTCTGAAGGGGCAGGTTGCCCATGATTTTGATTTTTATAGAATAAGAGAAAAAGTTGCTTCTCTTGCGGTAAGTGAAGAAGGCAAATTTTTTTTGCTTTCAAGGGAAAGTTCTTCTGATATTGATAAAGTTTCAAAACTGAAATCTTTGGGACGTGAATGGAATAATTATTTAAATTCACGATTTCCTTCCGCATTGAAATCTTGGCCACCTGTAAAAGAAATTTTTTCAGTACTAAAAGTTGATGGAGCTTCTCTTTCACATGAGCAAATCTTTTCACTTGGACTTTTTTGCACTTACACTGATGAAACTTGCGGCTGCATAAAATCTGCTTCTCTTGAACTTGAAATTCCAGAGCTTTTTAAAATTGCGCAGTCAATGCCTTCGTTGGAAAACGCTAGAAATAAAATTTTTTCTGTTATCGATATTTCAACTGGTGAAATAAAAGATTTGCCAGCCATCAGGGAAATCAGAAAAAAAATTGCTTCGCTTCATAGAGAAATTGAATCTGCATTAAAAAAATATACTTCTGATTCAACATTGAATTCCGTATTGCAAAACAATGTTCCGGCGTTAAAAGCTGACCGTGAGCTTCTTGCAGTCCGTTCGGATCATAGAAACTATATTAAAGGAATTGTGCATGAAGTGAGCTCTTCCGGGCAAACTCTTTATATTGAGCCTGAAGAAATTGTGAGGGCAAACAATCAACTTGTTCAGGAAGAATTTAATTTGCAGGCTGAACTTAAAAAAATTTTTAAGGAACTTTCTGACAGTTTAAGAGAGTATTGTTCTGATTTTCTTTTATGCCATGATTCAATGCTGCTGCTCGATTCAACTTGTGCTGCCGCAAAATATCAATCAGAAGTTCATGGAGTTTTTGCTGAAAATTATGATACTGAAAAAGAGTCGCCTTTGATTTTAAATGCGCGCCATCCACTTTTGGCAGAAAAAGCTGTTCCTGTAACAATTAACTTTATGTTTGGAAAAAAAGTTATGATTATTACAGGACCGAACACAGGTGGAAAAACTGTAACGTTAAAAACTGTCGCGCTTTTTTCATTGATGAATCAGGCCGGTTTTCCTATTCCTGCTGATGAAGGCACAAGGCTTCCTTTTTTCAATTCAATTTTTGCGGACATTGGAGATGAACAGTCAATCGATGAGTCTTTGAGCACTTTTTCTAGCCGCATGAAAAATATTGCGCTAGCCTTGGAAAATGCCGATGAAAAAAGTCTTGTGCTGTTGGATGAGCTTGGAACAGGAACTGATCCTCTTGAAGGTGGTGCGATTGCCATGGCAGTTCTTGATTCTTTGCTTGAAAAAAATTCTTTTGTTCTTGTTACAACTCATCATGGAGTTTTAAAAAATTACGGATACACAAATTCAAAATGTGTTAATGCTTCTGTTGAATTCAATTCAGAATCTTTGCGTCCGACTTATAAGCTTCTTGTTGGAGTGTCGGGTGAAAGCCATGCAATTGATATAGCTTTAAATTCCGGTTTGCCGCAAAATGTTGTTGAGCAGGCAAAAAGCTACATTTCAAATCAGCAGGCTGACGTGAGCTCTTTGATAAAAGGTTTGACAGAAAAACATATTGAACTTGAAGAGCTTATAAAAAAACAAAATGAAAAACAGAATGAGCTTTCTCTAAAAGAATTAAAAATCCATTCACGTGAAATAAAAATGCTTCAAAAAGAAATTGAGCTTAATCAGATTGAGCACTCGCAAAGTTCTGCGTTTTTGCAGGAAATGAGAAGTAATCTTGAAAATCTGGTTCGTGTTTTAAGGGAAGGTGAAATTACCCGTGAGAAAACTTTGAGTGTTAGAAAATTTATTTCTGATACAACAAAAGAAATTGACGAGCAGGAAGAAAATATAGAAGAGAAAAAACTTCTTTTGGAAAAAGAAATTTCTAATCTTCAAAATGAAGAAAACAAAATTCTGCAAAATGGAATGCGACTTTCATCTCTAAAAGAAAAAAAATCTTTTTCTTCCAAAAACAAAAAATTAAAAAGCAGGCTTTCAAATTCTGAAGCATTGAAAAATGCCTCTGTTTTAAAAATTGAAAATTCAAATGAAAAGAAGTTCGAAAAAGAAGAACTATTAAAAGAAGGAGCAGAAGTTCTTGCAGGAAATGAAAAGCGAAAAGGTGTTCTTGTTAGAAAAGTTAAAAATGAAATCTGGCAAGTTCAGTTTGGTTCTATGAAAATGAATTTTCCGCAGAATCAAATTATTCCTCTGGAAAATAGAATTGTTGACAGAAGCGTTTCTGTTGTAATTGAACGTGATTCAAAAACTGAAAATAATAATGAAACTCCAAAATTTGAACTTAGACTTTTAGGGATGAGGTCGGGAGAAGCAATAAAATCACTTGAACACCAGCTTGATTTGTGCATGATTAACAATTTTAAAAAGTTTTCTGTTATCCATGGAAAAGGAAACGGAATATTGCAACAGGCTGTGAGTGATTATTTAAATCATTGTCCTTCTGTAAAGGAATTTTATTTTGCAAGACCAGAAGAGGGCGGAACTGGAAAAACTTACGTTGAGCTTTTTTAA
- a CDS encoding arginine repressor yields the protein MKDRILRLKTIRKLIKNNRIESQDELLNYLQNEGFEVTQATLSRDLKLMKVGKISDGHNGYVYTIPEDEIEKESEQIYIRDFLRGYVSIEASGNIIVIKTFGGHGDSVANALDAMNLNEIIGTIAGENCIFACLREGVQVKNFLEKLKEKIPELEI from the coding sequence TTGAAAGACAGAATTTTGAGACTAAAGACAATTCGAAAATTAATAAAAAACAACAGAATAGAAAGTCAGGATGAGCTTTTAAATTATCTGCAGAATGAAGGATTTGAAGTTACGCAGGCAACACTTTCCAGAGATTTAAAGCTTATGAAAGTTGGAAAAATAAGCGACGGACATAATGGATATGTCTATACAATCCCGGAAGATGAAATTGAAAAGGAAAGCGAGCAAATTTATATACGAGATTTTTTGCGCGGATATGTAAGCATTGAAGCCAGCGGAAATATAATTGTAATAAAAACTTTTGGCGGACACGGAGACAGTGTTGCAAACGCGCTTGACGCAATGAACCTCAATGAAATAATCGGAACTATAGCAGGAGAAAACTGCATTTTTGCCTGCCTTAGAGAAGGTGTTCAGGTGAAAAATTTTCTTGAAAAGCTAAAGGAAAAAATTCCAGAACTTGAAATTTAA
- a CDS encoding HAD family hydrolase, with translation MTKAVIFDLDGTLLNTLDDLADSCNETLRQMNFPLRSIDEIRQFVGNGIAKLMELAIPDGKENPEYEKSVLLMKENYEKNWQNKTRPYDGILDLISTLHRMEIKTGIVSNKPDAQVKELAEYYFSSSIKRETAVGDIEGRNRKPAPDSVLEVMRILEVGKNETVYVGDSDVDIKTAKNAGIPCISVTWGFRDRNFLLNSGAQNLADKPEEILKYL, from the coding sequence ATGACAAAAGCTGTAATTTTTGATTTGGATGGAACTCTCCTTAATACACTTGATGATTTGGCGGACAGTTGCAATGAAACTTTGCGCCAGATGAATTTTCCTTTGCGCTCGATAGATGAAATCCGGCAATTTGTTGGAAATGGAATCGCAAAACTTATGGAGCTTGCAATTCCTGATGGAAAAGAAAATCCTGAATATGAAAAATCAGTTTTATTAATGAAGGAGAACTATGAAAAAAATTGGCAGAACAAAACTCGGCCTTATGATGGAATTTTAGATTTGATTTCAACTTTGCATAGAATGGAAATAAAAACGGGAATTGTTTCGAACAAGCCTGACGCTCAAGTTAAAGAACTCGCGGAATATTATTTTTCTTCCAGCATAAAACGAGAAACTGCGGTCGGAGATATTGAAGGAAGAAATAGAAAGCCCGCGCCGGATTCTGTTCTGGAAGTTATGCGGATTCTTGAAGTTGGCAAAAATGAAACAGTTTATGTAGGTGATTCTGATGTTGATATAAAAACTGCAAAAAATGCGGGGATTCCTTGCATAAGTGTGACTTGGGGATTTAGAGATAGAAATTTTCTTTTGAATTCTGGAGCGCAAAACCTTGCAGACAAACCTGAAGAAATTTTAAAATATTTATGA